In Triticum urartu cultivar G1812 chromosome 6, Tu2.1, whole genome shotgun sequence, the following proteins share a genomic window:
- the LOC125515298 gene encoding uncharacterized protein LOC125515298 yields the protein MVLWEITAITAYFLGLRRTYRLALRGQRRLIGPNHPRLRDFVYRRTRSIFDVAVSVHKNIQERDLEVGRNVGNAVLRWLDRMKPSAQIRPHPPGPPGSPPEQLRHLSTMNKAVGAQKPASKTSTHDSSGKMLFSPLNIRPKSFPILPTMMQSTRISASNQCRRLSSLPFPSGTARRKDMMEGVFRKDIAQLMA from the exons ATGGTGCTGTGGGAGATCACGGCCATCACCGCCTACTTCCTCGGCCTCCGCCGCACCTACCGCCTCGCGCTCCGCGGCCAGCGCCGCCTCATCGGGCCCAACCACCCCAGGCTCCGCGACTTCGTCTACAG GCGGACACGTTCTATATTCGACGTCGCAGTCTCAGTGCACAAGAACATTCAGGAGAGGGACTTGGAAGTTGGTCGGAACGTCGGAAACGCGGTCCTTCGCTGGCTCGACCGCATGAAGCCATCAGCACAGATCCGCCCCCACCCTCCAGGCCCGCCAGGCTCCCCCCCGGAGCAACTCAGGCACCTTTCGACCATGAATAAGGCCGTAGGAGCTCAGAAGCCTGCCTCAAAGACCTCGACGCACGACTCGAGCGGCAAGATGCTGTTCTCGCCCCTGAACATCCGGCCCAAGTCCTTCCCTATCCTCCCCACGATGATGCAGTCCACCAGGATCAGCGCGAGCAACCAGTGCAGGCGCCTCTCCAGCTTGCCGTTCCCGTCCGGCACCGCCAGGAGGAAGGACATGATGGAGGGCGTCTTCCGGAAGGACATCGCCCAGCTAATGGCGTAA
- the LOC125514180 gene encoding ribose-phosphate pyrophosphokinase 1, chloroplastic, translated as MPLPSSSSAAAVAAGPAASPLAARSRGRLLRARSGHAAVRCQRVDPVRLRAVNGSPPCVALSDRSPWTPATMPIFGDANIRKDDTRLRIFSGTANPSLAQEIASYMGLELGKINIKRFADGEIYVQLQESVRGCDVFLVQPSCPPANENLMELLIMIDACRRASAKNITAVIPYFGYARADRKSQGRESIAAKLVANMITEAGANRVLVCDLHSSQAMGYFDIPVDHVYGQPVILDYLASKTISSNDLVVVSPDVGGVARARAFAKKLSDAPLAIVDKRRHGHNVAEVMNLIGDVRGKVAVMMDDMIDTAGTIAKGAELLHQEGAREVYACCTHAVFSPPAIERLSSGLFQEVIITNTIPLKEEKNFPQLTILSVANLLGETIWRVHDDCSVGHAPYSTLDID; from the exons ATGCCGctcccttcctcctcctccgccgccgccgtcgcggCCGGGCCGGCGGCGTCCCCGCTCGCCGCCCGAAGCCGGGGCCGCCTCCTTCGCGCGCGCTCGGGCCACGCCGCCGTG AGGTGCCAGAGGGTCGATCCTGTGAGGCTGAGGGCGGTCAATGGATCACCCCCCTGCGTTGCCCTGTCCGACAGGTCGCCGTGGACCCCTGCGACGATGCCGATTTTCGGGGACGCAAACATCAGGAAGGACGACACGAGGCTGCGCATCTTCTCAGGAACGGCTAACCCCTCGCTCGCCCAG GAAATAGCAAGCTACATGGGTCTAGAACTTGGGAAGATCAACATAAAAAGGTTTGCTGATGGCGAAATATATGTTCAGTTACAAGAAAGTGTAAGGGGCTGCGATGTGTTCCTTGTGCAACCATCATGCCCTCCAGCAAACGAGAATCTCATGGAGCTACTCATCATGATTGATGCATGCAGAAGAGCATCTGCTAAGAATATTACTGCAGTCATCCCTTATTTCGGTTATGCCAGGGCTGACAGGAAG TCTCAAGGTCGTGAATCTATAGCTGCAAAGCTTGTAGCTAATATGATTACTGAAGCTGGTGCAAACCGTGTCCTTGTTTGTGATCTTCATTCAAGTCAGGCCATGGGATATTTTGACATCCCAGTAGATCATGTTTATGGCCAG CCGGTGATTCTTGATTACCTCGCCAGCAAGACAATTAGTTCAAATGACTTGGTGGTGGTGTCGCCCGATGTTGGAGGTGTTGCCAGGGCACGCGCTTTTGCCAAAAAGCTATCAGATGCACCTCTAGCGATTGTAGATAAAAGAAGGCATGGACACAACGTTGCCGAG GTAATGAATCTTATTGGAGATGTTAGAGGAAAAGTGGCCGTTATGATGGATGATATGATTGATACGGCAG GAACTATTGCCAAAGGAGCTGAGCTGCTGCATCAAGAAGGAGCAAGAGAAGTATATGCATGTTGTACACATGCTGTTTTTAG CCCACCAGccatcgaaagattatcaagtgGTTTGTTTCAAGAAGTAATCATCACGAACACTATCCCTTTAAAGGAGGAGAAGAATTTCCCGCAGCTGACCATTCTTTCAGTCGCGAACCTTCTAGGCGAGACTATCTGGCGTGTTCATGACGATTGCTCG GTTGGCCATGCGCCATACTCCACCTTGGATATCGACTGA